Within the Terriglobales bacterium genome, the region CGTCTCCTCCAGCGCCGAGCTCCGCGAAATCAGGTCGCAGGGGGCTTCCCCGTCCCACTTCAGGAACTCCTCGAGATCCCAAGGCGTTCTGAAGCGAATCGCGTCCACGCCCGCATCACTCAGGCTGGGCCCAGCCGGCAGCATCGAGTGCGCATCCACGCCGAAGCCCAGATACGGCTGCCGGGTCCAGTACTTCAGGTTGTGGCGCGACTCGGCGCCCGCTCGGGCGAAGTTCGAAATCTCGTACTGGCGGATGCCGGCCCCCTCCAGCTCTTCGCACGCCAAAGTGTAAAAGTCGGCCACCGCATCCTCATCCGGGACAAAGTGGGCGTGGTAGCGCGTGCCGCCCGCGATCAGCTCGCGCCCCAGCCGCGAATCTTCATCCACCTCCAGCATGTACACGCTCACGTGCGGCACGCCGGTAGCGATGGCGTCGTCGAGCGAGCTCCGCCAGCTCTCCGCCGTCTGGTGCGGCAGCCCGGCGATCAGGTCCAGATTCAGGTTGGCGATGCCCGCTTCGCGCAGCCGGGCAATGTCATCGAGCACGATGGCCCGAGTGTGCCGCCTGCCGACGGCGGCCGCCTCGCCATCCACAAACGACTGCACACCCAGCGACACCCGGTTGACCCCCAGCCGCACCAGCGCCCCGATCATCTCCGGCATGAGCGTGCCTGGAGCGCACTCCACCGTGATTTCCGCGTCCCTCGCCACGGCGAAGTGCTTGCGGACGGCATCGAACACGTGCTCCAGCAAGTCCGGCGGCAGCAGCGACGGCGTTCCCCCGCCGAAGTAGATGCTGTCCACGTCGCGCTCGAAGCGCCCGCCCATTTCCTCCGCCGTCTGCTCCGCACGCGCAATCTCGGCGCACACCCCCTGCACGTAGGCCCGAAACCGCTCCCCTGAAAACACGTCCGAGGCGAAGTTGCAATAGCTGCACTTCGTCTTGCAGAACGGCACGGAAACGTACAGGCCCAGAGGCATCGCGAATTACCCAATCACCAAATCTCCAAATTTGCCAAATGAAATTATCCCACTCTGCAACCTTCCCCGCCCCATGACAATCTACAATCCCAGGGCTATGGCGCGGCGCGTGGTCATCACCGGTATGGGCGTGGTGAGCCCCAACGGCATCGGCAACCATGCCTTCTGCGATGCCGTCCTGGCAGGCGCCAGCGGCGTGGGCCGCATCACCCGCTTCGAGCCCGACGGCCTCCCGGTGCACATCGCCGGCGAAGTGCGCGACTTCGACGAGACCGCCTGGGTGGAGCCGCGCGAGCGCAAGCACGTTTCGCGCGTCGTGCCACTCGCCCTGGCCGCTTCCGCGGAAGCCCTGGCGGAAGCGGACCTCGATCCCGCCCGCATGTCGCTCGACGAGAAGCGCTCCATCGGCGTGCTGCTGGGCACGGGCGGCGGCCCCCAGGATTTCTCCGAAGCCCAGTATCGTTTGTGGCTGGAAGGCAAAATCAAGCAGGTCAGCATCTTCAGCATTCCCAGCGGGACTATGGGGACGCTCTCCAGCGAGATCAGCATGCGCTTCGGCTTTCGCGGCCCCAGCCAGGTGGTCACCTCGGGCTGCACGTCTTCGACCGACGCGCTGGGCTACGCCTATCGCCAGATCCAGGCCGGCGTGCTGCCCATGTTCCTGGTGGGCGGTGCCGACGCCCCGCTGGCCTACGGCATCATGAAGGGCTTCACCCTGATGAAGATCCTCACCACCTCCTGGAACCACGAGCCCCAGCGCGGCTCGCGCCCGTTCTCCGCTGATCGCGATGGCTTCGTGCTCGCCGAGGGCGCATGGATGTTCGTGCTCGAGGATCTGGAACACGCCCGCGCGCGTGGCGCACGCATCCATGCCGAAGTGGCGGGTTACGGTTCTACCTGCGAGGCATTCCACCGCGTGCGGCTGGAGGAATGCGGCGAGGAGCCGGCGCGAGCCATGCAAATCGCCATGACGGAAGCCGGCATCGGCCCGCAGCAAGTTGACTACGTCAACCTGCACGGCACCTCCACCGAACTCAACGACCGCATCGAGACCCGCGCCCTCAAGCTGGCTCTCAATTGCAACGCGCACCGAACGCCGATGTCGGCGCTGAAGTCGCAGATCGGCCACCCCCAGGGCGCGTGTGGCGCGGCGGGCGTTGCGGCGACTCTGGTGGCCATGCGCCACGGCCAGCTTCCGCCCACCATCAACCTCGACGTGCCCGACCCCGAATGCGACCTCGACTACGTCCCCTCGCCCGGCCGCAGGGCCGCCATCGAGCACGCCCTGTGCAACTGCATCGCCTTCGGCTCGAAGAACTCGGCGTTGGTGCTGCGGCAGGTGTAGAGGCTGGCCGATGAAACCCCGGCTCGCTTGATTTGTATCAGGGCACGGCTTCAGCCGTGCCGCAGAGTCGCTAAAGATAGTGGGCTTTAGCCCCTGAGGTAGAAGCCTGAACTTCTCTCGGCTGCATTCATGAGATAGCTTCTGGTCTCTTAGAATGAATCAGACCATGCCTTCCGTTCAGATTCCCGCCGCAATCCGAGGGCGCTTGGAAGCTCTCGCCAAGCGAACACGCCGTCCCATCTCGCTCCTTGTAACCTGGGCGATTCGCGAGTACCTCGATGACCAGGAGGACTACTGGATTGCCGCCTCACGACTCCGGCACCCGAGACCCTCGATACCGTTGCAAGAAGCAGTACGTCGGATAGGTCATCGCCGACGCACATATCGCTGAGCCCTCACTACTCGCCCGAGCGTCTATACAATATCTGTTTGGCTCTCTAGGCCGCCTTCATGCACGAAGAAGAAGTCCTCGGCAAAGCCTACGACAGCCGCCTGATGCGGCG harbors:
- the hemW gene encoding radical SAM family heme chaperone HemW, with product MPLGLYVSVPFCKTKCSYCNFASDVFSGERFRAYVQGVCAEIARAEQTAEEMGGRFERDVDSIYFGGGTPSLLPPDLLEHVFDAVRKHFAVARDAEITVECAPGTLMPEMIGALVRLGVNRVSLGVQSFVDGEAAAVGRRHTRAIVLDDIARLREAGIANLNLDLIAGLPHQTAESWRSSLDDAIATGVPHVSVYMLEVDEDSRLGRELIAGGTRYHAHFVPDEDAVADFYTLACEELEGAGIRQYEISNFARAGAESRHNLKYWTRQPYLGFGVDAHSMLPAGPSLSDAGVDAIRFRTPWDLEEFLKWDGEAPCDLISRSSALEETFFLGLRLNCGVELAEAASKFGQEEVQELDDKIADLLRDGLVRLHQGSLFLTPRGRLLSNEVFERFVSIGTVEDLPDILGLDPDDPRRARIAARVKVQ
- a CDS encoding beta-ketoacyl-[acyl-carrier-protein] synthase family protein, whose protein sequence is MTIYNPRAMARRVVITGMGVVSPNGIGNHAFCDAVLAGASGVGRITRFEPDGLPVHIAGEVRDFDETAWVEPRERKHVSRVVPLALAASAEALAEADLDPARMSLDEKRSIGVLLGTGGGPQDFSEAQYRLWLEGKIKQVSIFSIPSGTMGTLSSEISMRFGFRGPSQVVTSGCTSSTDALGYAYRQIQAGVLPMFLVGGADAPLAYGIMKGFTLMKILTTSWNHEPQRGSRPFSADRDGFVLAEGAWMFVLEDLEHARARGARIHAEVAGYGSTCEAFHRVRLEECGEEPARAMQIAMTEAGIGPQQVDYVNLHGTSTELNDRIETRALKLALNCNAHRTPMSALKSQIGHPQGACGAAGVAATLVAMRHGQLPPTINLDVPDPECDLDYVPSPGRRAAIEHALCNCIAFGSKNSALVLRQV